A window from Malania oleifera isolate guangnan ecotype guangnan chromosome 7, ASM2987363v1, whole genome shotgun sequence encodes these proteins:
- the LOC131160407 gene encoding uncharacterized protein LOC131160407 yields the protein MGSLMAGWNSPTLDPKTVRLERNKSLTKEKISAFWKTHKDISKHDHPHHPDQEASIVEKVPSCPNSPRFILHGAEYTVDVEKACKSNDWWTRSSWAFLNEPAEEEDEYDSRKSSFNYTPQFHLPQLLSPNK from the exons ATGGGTTCACTAATGGCTGGTTGGAACTCTCCCACCTTAGATCCCAAaacag TTCGTTTGGAGAGGAACAAGTCATTAACCAAAGAAAAGATTTCAGCATTCTGGAAAACTCACAAGGACATCTCAAAACATGATCATCCTCACCATCCTGATCAG GAAGCAAGCATAGTTGAGAAGGTTCCATCTTGTCCGAATTCACCTCGGTTCATACTCCATGGTGCTGAGTACACGGTCGATGTCGAAAAAGCTTGCAAATCTAATGATTG GTGGACGAGAAGCAGTTGGGCATTTCTGAATGAGCCAGCAGAGGAGGAGGACGAATATGACTCCCGCAAATCTTCCTTCAATTACACCCCCCAGTTTCACCTCCCTCAACTACTTTCTCCCAACAAATAA